Below is a window of Rattus rattus isolate New Zealand chromosome X, Rrattus_CSIRO_v1, whole genome shotgun sequence DNA.
ccaccgctgagctaaatccccagcccataatttttgtttttaagttcaaATATATACACAATCTCTCTATAACTTTTAATAATTCCTCTAAATCTGTTATTTCAGATGAGTAAAACTATCTTCAAAGGGGCGTAGGGGATGATGGTAAAATTTACTACTAGGAAGATTTTCAAGtgaaggaaaacaacagaatTAAAAACATACCACTGTTTAAATCTATAAACATAAAAGATAGAGTCCTCACAGAGTACTTTTTTTCTGTTGGCTTTCTAGTGGTCCATTCAATGTAGCAAAAataatttgggggttggggatttagctcagtggtagagcgctgcttagcaagtgcaaggccctggttcgggtcccagcctcgaaaaaaaaaataatttgagcaCCTAGTATGTAACTAGCATCTATGTCAATAAGTGTATCTAACATACACAACTTATTCTATCCTTAAGCTATAAATACCACAAAAGGAGACGTTTTAAGCACAAGGCACAGAAtataccttttcttttttggtagtgCCACACTATGTACCATTCACAAAGatcctcttgagtgctaggactaaaagcATGTATCTACCATTATACCCTGATATTTTCCTTGTTGACTacataactcaggctggcctcaaactaacagcagtcttcctatctcagcctttcaagtgctgggattacagacgtaaACCACCACGTCCAGTTAAGACATACCTTTAAACACATTCCAAaatactagtttttttttttaatctcatagtGATTTCCTTGTTCTCACCAACTACTATTCCCTTTCTCAACTTGAGGCAAATGAGTACTCTGCTAATGACAAAGCAGAAGATGGACTCCTGTCGGAATTGACAAAAACCTATTTAATAGATAATATAGTTCAATGAAGTACTAATGCAAAACAGAAATGATACAGAATCACTTAGTCCTATCCATGGTGTAAATATACCCTTTAAACTGTATGGAGCAGAGGTTTAGCGGTAGACCTCTGTAGTAGCAGTACCTGGGAGGCTGGGTCAGGTATGGAAACTCAAAATTAGTCTGGATTGTGAAAGGGGGGGGCAGACCTGATGGTTTACACTTGTAATCCAGCagttaggaagtagaggcaagaagattgaatgggttccaggccagcctgggatacatgagactgtgtttcaaaaacaaacaagagaaaaaaaagtaggagTGGTTTCCTCCCTAGCAATCCCTAAACAAAACAGATAATAGGAATGGTGATCATGGCTTAAAAGACCAGCATAGCCAAATGttatggtgcacacctttacttccagtgcttaggaggcagaagcaagatctctaagtttgaggccagcctggtctacatagcaatttcTATGCCAGCCAGGGGTATATAGTGAAACActatctcaaaggaataaaaaaatccaaCGTAACAAGTTGTGCTATACATGAAGACTATTTTGATTTGAATCTGTCTCGGTTTGCtactagtttgtttgtttttgaaatcaaGTCTCATgtactagccttgaacttatggcACTGGTCCTATGTCAGCTTCCCAGGTGGGGGAATCAGGTGTACACCACTACTTATATCTCCTTGTGCCTTTCTTTGAACTAGTCTGCTTTTCACTCctggagttatttttatataGGTTTCACTTGCTCCTTATTGTCAGAATCTACGTTACAGTGTCTGTAAATGCATTTATTTGACCTATTACACTCATTATTAATATCTGCTGCTTTTTTTTCTACTGAGACTTGAAATCATGCAAACTAAGATAGTCAAGTTTAGTCAAGCTGGGGGCCATATTTGAGAACTGATACAAGCATATCACCAGTAATTCAAGCCtccatcttaaaaaaatttttattcaaatatttttaagttggatatattaaaatctcaaaatattttctaaatatgcatgtgtgcatgcatgcatgcatgtgtgtttaagtgtgtttaGGAATCAGGAGTGGCAGTGCTCACTTGGAATCCCAATACTTGGAAAGTTGAACTAGGAGAATCACCATAAGTTCAAAACTAACTTGTGCAGCATATCAAAgctatcttcaaaaataaaaataaatacgcATTTCTCAAGTCCAAACCACCACCAAAAAGTGAATTTTTAGACAGAATATAATAATGCATGCTGCCCAGCACTAGGAGATTGAAACAGGAAGATTCACAGCCaccctgggctacctagtgagttctagACTAATCCAGGCTACACAGCACAAGATACACCTCCAcccatccctctctttctctctcaagcaaacacaattaaaaactccttttttgaaagagagagagtttctctgtgtagccctggctgtcctggaactctctgagatccacctgcctctgcctcctgagtgctgaaatgaAAGGCTGAGCCACCATCACCCAGATAGTAAAAGTGAAGTTTAAGGTAATGCTGAGGACTTCTGGCATTTCTCCTAATGCGGAGTGGCTTGAGCTGTGAGCATCCATACCTGCTGCCTCAGTTCAGTTCCCTCTTGAACGCTTTTACTCCACTGTATCTGGACAATCAAACTAAACATTAAAGCGACAAGTCATGCGCAAACAAGGGTCCACACATCACTTATAACCTATTCAGAATCAAGTTTCAGACGCTTCCTGAGTCTGATAATAGCATGTAAACGGGCTGCAATGACATGGGAACTCCTTCATAACTTTTCAATTAGCTTCTGTAATTAACCCAGGTAAAATGAAACATAATTTATCattaagaaattaaaagggaAGGCAAGATAGTTCAGAAGGTATAAGTGCTTTGAGACACAGGCCTGATGACCTAAATTCTATCCTAAGAATAGGATAAGTAGatagagagaattgactcctttTTAGGTgtacatgtgtaaacacacacacacacacacacacacacacacacaaatattaattttttaaagaaataaaaaagaaattaggcaTGATGATAATATATGCCAGTAATCCAATGAACcaagagtcaggagttcaagaccagtgttGGCTATATCataaattcaaagccagtttaagatatattaagactgttgaagaaggaaggaagaaaggaaggcagcaggcaggcaggcaggcaggcaagaaagGAACTGGGAATAgtagtacacacctataatcccagaactcaaaaagcagaggcaggattatAGAGAAGACAAAGATAGCCTGTGCTATACAGTaaattctaagccagccaggcatatataatatataatatataatatataatatataatatataatttatatatgtgtgtatgtgtatatatatatatatatagagagagagagagagagagagatattaaaaaagaagaaagaaaagatagataGGTATTATGGCACATACCTTTTAAACAcaggactgggaggcagaggtagcagactttcatgagtttgaggccagccaaggctacatagtgagactgtctcaaaaaaaaataccaaagcaacaacaacaaaaccagaatatAACTGGGACTTGGAAGAAGTGAATAAGATTACAATagattgtatatatgtatgtaaaaaattataaaagaaccTTATTTGCTAAAAAAAGATTGTAAAAAGGAGCCAAGGGTGGGCAGTGatagcatatacctttaatcccagcactcaggaggcagaggcaggcagatctctgagttccaggccagcctggtctacagagtgagttctaggacagccaggacgaaacagagaaaccctgtctcaaaaaaacaaaaagcaatcaaacaaaaaagggagccaggcatggtggtgcttgcctGTAATGACAGAACTTGGAAGGTTACTTATAGAGCACCCTGGCTACCCTGGGTTAAATGAGacactttctcaaaacaaaaaagaagacagaaaaaggatGCTTGTTTCCAAGTTTGTTTCACATCTTTTCATGGCCAAGAAAGAGTATGTCTCCTTTAGTTCAGCATGCTgatacatacctataatcccaacattcaggaggcagaggtaggagaattgCCATTGACCTGAGACCAATTTGGGATAAGTGGTAAGTTTTAaaccagcctggaccacatattgagtttgaggccatccaaGTCTACATAATAAGActtgtctcaaataataaataaagtagaaagaaaaggaaaaaaagttggCTTATTTGAGTTTAtctctcatttctctttgtcCAAAATTAAAAAGTTCCCTTCAATAGGGTGTGGTAGCAGATGACtgatcccagcagttgggagactAAGGCAtcagaatcacaagttcaagactaacctTGACTTGGCTctgaagaaataataatataaattaaaaacaaatgtaacagTCTCTTGGATGATAGATCTTTCAATAATGACAAGAATACAATGATCAGTTTTCAGTAGTTAAACCCTGGGAAGGATACAACAATAGTATCTACTGCAGCAGGATAAAGCTTAGCTCCAGGAGACGTTAAGCCGGGACACATGATATTTGCTCCACTGAGTACAAATTTGATGGCTCCTTTATCAACCTGCTGATGTGGCAAGATAAAAGGATCtacaagagaagaaataaattatacaaattaaTATGACTGAAGactcaggaccgctggaagagcagtcatgcttaacctctgagccatctctccagccccaggatttaATTtctatcaggtttttttttttttgttctttttttttcggagttggggaccgaacccaggcctttgccttctaggcaagcgcctaccactgagctaaatccccaaccccttctatcAGGTtttgatctgaaaaaaaaaatcaatgcttaaTTGAATACTTATACttagttttataaatattaaaatatctcacCTGCTTAAACAATTTTGCTACTCCTGACCTCTATAACAGTAGGCAATTAAAAATTTATCTCCTTGTgattgactttaatttttttacaaaGAGATAATTCATTCAGTCACCAGTACTCATCATCAATAGAACCTATAAGTCACTACTTTTCTTTCTACCTCTTGGCAACAAtaacaaactgaaaaggaaatatttgtttccatttgaaaAGTTCTTTCTCATTGGAATTAGATCTTCCTTCAACTTTTTGTAATATACTCAAACTAACAAtctgtaaatgtatatataaaataaacaatatatttagTTTCAAGACATCTGTCCGTGTACTCATTAGTAATAAATAGGATTTCCATATTTACCCAATGCAGAGATAATTACAGAACTCTAATAACAACCTTAAATGAAAATGGTCAAAGCCCTTTTTAGCTTATGTATATGTTTACAATTACATACTGGTCTATTCTTCCAACTGCAATAAGGACAGGAGTGTATGTCTGTCTTTGCTTACAATTGTAACACATCTTAGTAAGTAGCCCAGTGCCCACCACATAGAAAGTTCACTAAATAATTATTGAATTAATATATTTCTGGGGTCTTTATTTGTTTGGGGAAAATGCAtcactctgtaacccagactggcctcaaaattgTATCTatctcttgtctcagcttcctaaGCTCTGTGATTATATctgtgagccaccactccaggCTTTTATTGAATGGATGAACTAATGAAtgcttccttgtgtgtgtgtgtggtgggcttTCTCTAATGCATAAGAGAATTTGCATTTTTTAAGACTTATCACATGATGGGGAGCCACTTTACCTTTATATTCCTGATTACTTGgcactaataataaataaagcatCAGAAGTAACTTTCTATTCCTATAGTTTTCAActccttttgtatatttttatattccaaaATGTGTATTTCTACCAAGACTTACATTTATGAAGTAATCTTAAGGTTGGATAAAAAGGCCCTTCTCTTTGTCTAAAAAACAGTAACTCTCCATTTACTGTAAGGATTTCTATGTGTTCATGGCTGTAAGAAAATGTCACAGAGAACCAAGTTAGATACTTTCTTTCAAAAATGAATGTAAGTCAAACATCCTATAAAAATTATaacatgaaatatatacatacaaagataTATTATTTTCCAGTAAATATTCTGACCAAAAAATACTTGTCCAATACggaaaaaagggaggaaatatgACCTGCTACAGCCAATTTCattctacattttattattttaattccactgtcaagtataaaaataaatctcaagagCAAACTGAAATGAATccacttataaataaaaacaaatctttgatAAAATAGTACACAAAGcagcattttcatatatgtagataagattaaaaaatagaaatacaactTTTAGAGTTAATTTTGTCTATCCTCATCATTGGTCTATCGATATCTAACCTTTGATATTCAGCTACTCTAATCTTTACATGGAGAAAAACAAGGACTTACCATCGGACAATTTTCACAGGATCTTTCTTAGGCATGATTTGATTAAGCCATGGTTCAATACCTGGAAATTGCTCTAGCAATTGATTTTTAATACCCTTAATAACCGAGGTTTTCAACTGGATGCAGTtggacacattttctttttcatcaaaTCTGGCAAATGATTTTTttcgaggaaaaaaaaaaagggcattgctaagcagaagaatcagaaaaTCTAAAAGTAAGGTTCTAATTAATCATCTATTCCCAAGCAAGTACTCATgcttaaaataattatgaaataaattgtttttaaaataccaatttCCATTTGTCTTATCAATACAAAACCAACGTTTTAAAGAGAGAATAAACTGTCATACATACTGCAATTAATGGGGGTAGAGCAATTGTTATACTAGAATCTGTTATCAGTTAATGAAAATGCCTTTTACTGAAAATTtctgctcaaagaaaaaaatacttattcccatcaataataaaaatctatttttttaaatctaaaagaaaccTCACACATTGAAATACAAAAGACCAACCGAAGCATAACAAAGGAATGAGCCCCAGCAGGCTATGTAgtctgttaattttttaaaaagaaaagggataaTTTTAAAATCCCTATCCAGATTTGCTCAAATTTTCATGCACAAAACCCACCTTCCTTTGCCCATgttccccctttttccttttgcGTCTATCAAATCTGGAAGATAAACCCACTGAATAGGTTTCCAAGGAATTTGGTCTTCCTTACACTGACTAGCACACAGGGCTACCACGTTGTTCTCAAGACAAGGTTAATCTAGCAGCTAAGCAATAGGCTTGACAGACCAGCCGCTTGCTTCCTGTCACCCAGACTCCTTCGCTGCCATGACCCAGGAAGTCAAGCCTTCCCTTTTTCAGTTCATAACTAATAAACATATGGCAGAGAGTGCAGGGCTCTCCTCTCAACTAAGGAGGATGTGCCCCTAAATCACAGTGCAAGGATGTGATTGGTAGAAACCTAGGAATGGAGATAGCACTGGCGGAGGGGGCAGAACAGGgctaaggagaaaggaaatgggagCGGGAGAGCCAAACCCGATTGAGGATTAAGGATGGAAAGCTTAAAGAAGTGTTCCAAGTCCGGAGTGAGAGCATAGTACTATATTTACAAAACCTTAGAAGTCAGGATGGCAGGgcggggagagaaagaggaccttgctctctctctccccttcccccacccccaccgccttTGTGAGCAGCTGATGGAGGCCAATTGCGTGTCCTTACTTCTTGAACATGATCCAAGGTGAAAGGGGCGACGATAGGGAAGGGCCCGGAATGGGAAGGAAATTGAATTAGGAAGGGTCCGGCACGAGGAAGGCCGGCACTGACAGTCTGAGCTGCTGTCGTTAATCCGGAAGGCGAAAACACTATCCGCTTTACGGCCCTATGCGAAATCTGACTACTTCCGCTCCTCTCGCCTCCACGTTGACGCTTTTGTCCGCTCCTTTTCAGTAATAGCTTATTCTCCATTGGGGGTAGCCGAAAGGGCGGGACTTCAGAAGGAAGAAGTGATCAAACAATTCTTTCTGGTGGctggaagagaagaatgaaggagggaggaaatCAATCAAAGCAGAAATTGTGGCAGTCAGTTACCGGTTCCTCAAAGGGTCAAGATTCTTTGGTCTTTGTTGTTCCCTACAACCAAGCTAAATAGTTTGTAAGGATAATAGGTTTTCCTTCCCATCTGAAGCAACCGAGTGAATTGAGGCTTATCAAGCAGCTTGAACTTAGGCGAGGCTCATAACTTCTTGTTAAAATAATGTTAAAGTTGTCAGGTTCAGCAAATAACAAGATATctaattaaatttgaatttcaggggttggggatttagctcagtggtagagcgcttgcctaggaagcgcaaggccctgggttcggtccccagctccgaaaaaaagaacccaaaaaaaaaaaaatttgaatttcaaTTAAAGTGAACACCTTTTCATGCAAGTATACTTCATCTACATTTTGAGCTTGCTTATGCTAAGAACTTGTTTTTCTGAGTTGAACTGAACAACCTATTTGTTTAATCTGGTAGCCATAATCATTGGACAGTGAAGTGCTCTCTTAGAATTATCAAATAAGTCATCAGGTTGCTGTCCCCTGCTTCACTCTGATAGTTAAAAGCTGAACTATAAATCAAGAGTGTAATGGCATgttggcacaagcctttaataccaagacagctagaactacatagagatcctgtcttgaaaaagaaacaaaacaaataaaattaattttttgaacacaaacaaaaatgt
It encodes the following:
- the Mcts1 gene encoding malignant T-cell-amplified sequence 1 isoform X1, which translates into the protein MFKKFDEKENVSNCIQLKTSVIKGIKNQLLEQFPGIEPWLNQIMPKKDPVKIVRCHEHIEILTVNGELLFFRQREGPFYPTLRLLHKYPFILPHQQVDKGAIKFVLSGANIMCPGLTSPGAKLYPAAVDTIVAIMAEGKQHALCVGVMKMSAEDIEKVNKGIGIENIHYLNDGLWHMKTYK
- the Mcts1 gene encoding malignant T-cell-amplified sequence 1 isoform X2, whose protein sequence is MFKNHEHIEILTVNGELLFFRQREGPFYPTLRLLHKYPFILPHQQVDKGAIKFVLSGANIMCPGLTSPGAKLYPAAVDTIVAIMAEGKQHALCVGVMKMSAEDIEKVNKGIGIENIHYLNDGLWHMKTYK
- the Mcts1 gene encoding malignant T-cell-amplified sequence 1 isoform X3, encoding MGKGRFDEKENVSNCIQLKTSVIKGIKNQLLEQFPGIEPWLNQIMPKKDPVKIVRCHEHIEILTVNGELLFFRQREGPFYPTLRLLHKYPFILPHQQVDKGAIKFVLSGANIMCPGLTSPGAKLYPAAVDTIVAIMAEGKQHALCVGVMKMSAEDIEKVNKGIGIENIHYLNDGLWHMKTYK